The Chamaesiphon minutus PCC 6605 DNA window ATTAGGTTTTGCTCCAGCTCCTGATCGGGGAGATCGAGCAATTCTTGGCTACCCTTCCGCGCTGCTAGCCCCAAGACTCGAAACCCTTGACAGGCTAGATTGTCATTCGCCTGAACGACTTGCTGCCACACCGCTTGGCTTAACTCCTGCGCTACTCCATCATGCAGAATCTCATGACAATGTTTCAATACTTCCAGTGGAGCACCCTTGGTAAAAGCCAGATAGGGCAACTCATCCACCCATAAATCCGCAGCTTGCCAATTCAACACCACCGTCATCATCCGGCGGCGAGAATCAAACGGAATTTCTCGCAAGCGTGGTAATTGCTGTTGGCGTTGTGCCAAATTTAATCCCGCTTTGGCAGCCGCAACGAGTAATGCCGCTTCAGTCGGATCGCCAATTTCTTGCCACCGACTGGGGCTTCGAGATGAACGAGACGGGCATTGGAACAGAGGGCAGAGCCTAAGAGTAAGAGATTGGTTCGCGTGACAATGCCCCCATCAGCCGGAAGATCGATCTTCCCGCTAGTCGGATCGTAACCCGCGCCAGCTATCTCGATGAGACTATTAAATTTCGCTCGATCGGCTGCTAAATCGGGCGGTAGCCAAAGATAACGCACCGTCATCTCATTTTTGGTCAAAGTCCCCGTCTTGTCCGTACAGATGACGGTAGTGGCACTGAGAGTTTCCACCGCTGAAAGCCGCCGCACCAAGGCATTCTGTCGCGCCATCCGTTTTACACCCAGAGCCAACGCCAACGTCACAGTGGGTAGCAATCCTTCCGGTACATTGGCAACGATAATCCCGATCGCAAAAATGAAACTCTCGGTAATATCCAGCCCAATTAGAAAATAACTGAGCAAAAACACCGTCGCGCCCATACCGATCGCGATCGCGGTAATAATCCGCACAATTCGGGTAATCTGGACTTCTAACGTACTGGGTTCGCGCTTTACCTCTGTCGTCAAGTGCGCCACCTGTCCAAATTCCGTCTGTGTACCCGTAGCATATACCACCGCCACCGCCCGCCCCCCTGCCACCGTCGATCCAGCTAAAACGAGGTTGGCGATCTCCGCCGGATTTACCCGCTCTTGTAATGGCTGTTCGCCCTGTCTGAGCAAGGTTTTACCACCGCGAATCGGTACAGTTTCCCGCAGACTCACTGGTTCAGCATTCCGCGCGACAGGCAAAGATTCACCCGTCATCACCGATACATCGATCGATAAACTTTCCGCAGATACCAATCGCGCATCCGCCGAAATGCGATCGCCTTCTTCCAGTTGCATCACATCGCCGCGCACCAATTCCCGCGCCGGAATCTGTTGGAGTTGCCCATTTCGCTCCACCTTTACCTGCATCGGTAATACTTTTTTCAAAGCAGCTAGAGCTTGCTCGGCTTGAAACTCTTGCCAGAAGCTAAAAATCGCGTTAATCCAAATTACCGCCCAAATTGCCCAACCGAGTTCGGGGGTGCGCGAAATAAACGCTAAAGTCCCTGCCACCCAGAGCAGCAAAGCCATAAAGTGGGTCAACTGATCGGTAAACCTCAGCCACAGGGGACGCTGGGCAGGTTCGGGCAATTCATTAGCACCGAATTGTTGCAATCTACTGGCAGCTTCATCCTCAGACAAGCCGCTGGCGGCACTGTCTAGTGCTTCATAGACTGATTCGACGGGTAATGCCCAAATCGGTTGATGAGATGATGCCATATGCCAATCCTGTATTTTCCGATCTAGCTCAGTACCCAATTAGGAGGTTTTTTGGATACATTATCATAGAGACTAGATCGACAACGTGAGGAACTCGTGAGGGCGTAAAATGTCATAGTTCAGTGCATTAAATAGCTAGAATAGTTAATCTGAAGTAAGTTAGTGGTAAAAAAGTTTGCTGCCCGAATCGATTGTAGAAGAACTATTGGTTACCACTTAACGATGATTTTATTGATACGCCGTTACGACTGTCAGAAGCCCTAATTTTAGTGGCTTTTGTCGAGAATTTCGCGCCAGAAAGTGTGTTGATTGATTTACGCGATCGTAGCAGTTTCGCATCTAAAACTACTATCTACACATAATTGTCAGTGTAATTTCAATTAAGTTTAGATACAACTAATAGATCCAAGGAATCAACTTCTTTACAGAATTAGAGTAGCTTGCATAATCCGAAAACTTTTCTGTCAGCCAAACTTCTTCCTTCCTCGACTTAGCATCAAAAAATACGAATAAAACGATCGAACCTACCAGATGTATCCAACTCATCTGCCAACTTGCATAGGCTAAAGCCAGATAAATCACCCCACTATACATCGGATGTCTAACCAGCCCATAAACACCAGTTTTTACTAACTGCCCTTCATCTCTAGGGTGCGGTAATGGGGTAAGATTTTGACCCAGATCGGATAGCGATCGACCCAAAAAAACTATTGCCAAAATACCGAAGATCGCCGTCAAAATCCAGCTTATATACTGCAAAACAGATGAATCTAACTCGATCGAGCTAGGTCTAGTCGGTGGGAGCAGTGCAAATATAAGTAGTAGAACACCCTGAGCAATTACCCAGTATTCACCACGATCGCCTCGCCACCAATTAGTTGTAACGCCCCAATCTGATAATAATTTCATAGGTTATTTATCATCAACTCAAAACTCACGAAATTACTGGACGAATGTTTGATAATGAATACGATTTGGCGATCGCAATCACGATCCCGAATCCAATCGCGTAGTGACCGAGGGAATTACAAAGTCGATCGTTTTATATTTAATTCTGCCTAGCTACTTAACATCCCTGTTCTGAGATATATAAATTAATCATCTAGTTTCCCCAGTGCAGGGGAAGTTACATCGTTACAGATGGAGTGGACACTGCTACGGATTTACCTGCTGCATTACTGACATCTTCAGCGGTGATGCGTCTGTTCGGACCAGTGCCGTGTAATGATTTGACGGTTATACCATATTGCTGGGCTAATTTCCTCGCGTAGGGAGATACTAAGGGTCGCTCGCTTCTGAGGATTGTAAATGCGGGAGTTGCGGCAACTGCGGCGACGGGCGGAGGGGTGGGAGTTGTCGCGGGTGTAACCGCAGGTAGGGCTGTCGCTGGATATTTGTCGTTTGCTTGCTGTTTGGCGATCTCGATCTCCGCTTCGGTTTCGGCAATTAGGGCGATTACCGAGCCGGAAGGTGCGAACTCACCAGCAGGGACGAGAATCGCTGCAATATAGCCTTCAGAAAAGGTTTCGATCTCTATATCAGCCTTGTCGGATTCTACCACGGCAACGATTTCACCTCTTGCGACCTTATCGCCAGGAGATTTCAGCCAGGAGACAATCTTGATTGGAGCCTCATAGTCTAAAACACCGATGAAAACTTCACGTATTGCCATAAAGGAATTTTTGCGATCGAAACAATGTAGGTTTAGCTTGCTGCTCTCTATCTTAGCTTTAGTTTGGGTTGAGGTACGAAACCCAACAGCACCAAGGTTATAAGCAGAGTTATTATTTTATATTTAATTAGGCCCAGCTACTTAGTAAAATTCCTTGAGCAATTATCCAATATGCACCACGATCGCCTCGCCACCAATTAGTAGTAATGCCCCAATCTGATAATAATTTCATCAGCTATTTATCATCATTTTATCAATCTTATTTCATACCCCAAGTCGGTAACGCCAAAAAATGATTGGCATCATAACTAAAAATATATAGTTGTAATATTATGCTCACCAGTGACACCTTGAATTTGAGAGTGTTAGCAATCCGGCTAGCTTATTAGCTTGAATGAATATATCAACTCATCCGATTAACTGCCTGCTGCTGACACCATCGGTCGTGCGTCCGGTCATCTCGCTTGGCTCGATCTGATAGATCGTCACTACCTGCGCTCGTCCCCAGGCATCAGTCCAAGTGCGGTTGATGGCAGGTGAAAGGGTGGGATTGTGTTGTTTGACGATCTCTCGCACCCGCTCGATTTCCT harbors:
- a CDS encoding methyltransferase family protein; the protein is MKLLSDWGVTTNWWRGDRGEYWVIAQGVLLLIFALLPPTRPSSIELDSSVLQYISWILTAIFGILAIVFLGRSLSDLGQNLTPLPHPRDEGQLVKTGVYGLVRHPMYSGVIYLALAYASWQMSWIHLVGSIVLFVFFDAKSRKEEVWLTEKFSDYASYSNSVKKLIPWIY
- a CDS encoding biotin/lipoyl-containing protein, whose protein sequence is MAIREVFIGVLDYEAPIKIVSWLKSPGDKVARGEIVAVVESDKADIEIETFSEGYIAAILVPAGEFAPSGSVIALIAETEAEIEIAKQQANDKYPATALPAVTPATTPTPPPVAAVAATPAFTILRSERPLVSPYARKLAQQYGITVKSLHGTGPNRRITAEDVSNAAGKSVAVSTPSVTM